AATTTTTTACCGGTTTTGGCTTCGATTACCCTTAGTCGGGCATTTTCTGCGCCATTGACAGCACGCAGGCGATAAGCTCCTTCACCGCCGTTGATACGGTCCGATTTGCGAGCTCCGACAAGTATCTGGTGTCTTACATCCCCGGTCTCAATGTCTATCAGGCCGTTAATCGTATGAACTTCGTCCCGCCTGTGGTCGTCCTGCCATGTCATATTTGAATCGGTTCTGCCATCCGATGCCCTAAAGGTATTAAACTCACGGAAGCTCAGATCCTGTTGGGTGTCGTAAAAGTTATACTTGTATTGCAGATTGAAGTATTCGCTAAAGGTATGGAGGAGACCAAGGGATAGAAAGTCACTATCTGAGTGGTACACGTTTCCTGCAGTAGACGATACGAATTCATCGGGAATAAAGGTATTGTTGTAACGAGCTCTAGCTTCGGCTATTCCTCCTGGATAGGGAGCAGGGTCAGTGGTATCGCCATCGCCATTTAAATCGGTGGGGACTTCTTCGAAGGACCAGGTGGCTCGTTGTGTTGGAAAACCATCAACTCGGTTTTTTGCTATATTGAAGGTGCCTTGGGTTTTTTCCGCAAATTGGTAATTACCGGATAGTCCCATGAATTTTCTTTCATCGCCGTCTACCCAGCGCCAACCCTCGCTCTTTCTGTATTCACCCAAGAACCGTAACCCGAGTTTTCCGTTCATGGCGTGGGTGGTGATATCGGCAGTTCCGCCATATCTTCCATTATTACCTGCGCTAAATGCGACTTTACCGCCATCCTCAGCTTTGGGAGTCTTGGTAATTACGTTCACCAATCCTCCAGGATCGGATTGTCCGTAGAGCGTGTTCGGTCCTTTGACGATTTCGATCCGGTCGATCATTTGCGTCGGAATATTTTGTCCTCCTGTTACCCCGTCGGTCAGCAGGTTTCGATTCCGGAAACCACGGATCGAGAAATTAGCTCCACGGGCATTGCCACTGTTATTCCGGCCTGTTTGGGTAATCGAAGAGTTGTAATCCATGGCCTCCTCAAAATTCCCCACCAGACTGTCTTCGAGAAATTCCGATGTGATTACGTTGATGGACATGGGGACGTTCATGAGAGAAGTTCTCATACCAGTG
The genomic region above belongs to Verrucomicrobiota bacterium and contains:
- a CDS encoding TonB-dependent receptor, with product TGMRTSLMNVPMSINVITSEFLEDSLVGNFEEAMDYNSSITQTGRNNSGNARGANFSIRGFRNRNLLTDGVTGGQNIPTQMIDRIEIVKGPNTLYGQSDPGGLVNVITKTPKAEDGGKVAFSAGNNGRYGGTADITTHAMNGKLGLRFLGEYRKSEGWRWVDGDERKFMGLSGNYQFAEKTQGTFNIAKNRVDGFPTQRATWSFEEVPTDLNGDGDTTDPAPYPGGIAEARARYNNTFIPDEFVSSTAGNVYHSDSDFLSLGLLHTFSEYFNLQYKYNFYDTQQDLSFREFNTFRASDGRTDSNMTWQDDHRRDEVHTINGLIDIETGDVRHQILVGARKSDRINGGEGAYRLRAVNGAENARLRVIEAKTGKKFRDFLYKQEILDGVKIWEDDVASPTELREYGVRTNQNDRSYEDFTTIYLTDNIFFMDDRLNILAGVRHNSTNQKSYALGGAQIGNGIDASDTNFQLGGVYRITPNLSVFVNSADAFEPNSATNADTGELYDPQTSKAIEAGVKFVDLFDGKVSGSVALFKIEKENVFRSDYNPVTFKNDFVLTADESKGFEVELFVSPIENWEIVVGYSYIDAAVSGAQNPELEGLRLEGAAPHRFTLFNNYTFGEGPVEGLRIGGGVVWADGPIPQFGTPNNALVFEDGYTIIDLFARYPTMIGDQPVTFGINIDNATDEIFVRSRAATNESRQILFSASFDL